In Papio anubis isolate 15944 chromosome 17, Panubis1.0, whole genome shotgun sequence, the following are encoded in one genomic region:
- the CSNK1D gene encoding casein kinase I isoform X3, whose product MLERRTRPLLGPSWKTHIVLVVSPACWVFGGHQVIPVMVFFLCQGTDIAAGEEVAIKLECVKTKHPQLHIESKIYKMMQGGVGIPTIRWCGAEGDYNVMVMELLGPSLEDLFNFCSRKFSLKTVLLLADQMISRIEYIHSKNFIHRDVKPDNFLMGLGKKGNLVYIIDFGLAKKYRDARTHQHIPYRENKNLTGTARYASINTHLGIEQSRRDDLESLGYVLMYFNLGSLPWQGLKAATKRQKYERISEKKMSTPIEVLCKGYPSEFATYLNFCRSLRFDDKPDYSYLRQLFRNLFHRQGFSYDYVFDWNMLKFGASRAADDAERERRDREERLRHSRNPATRGLPSTASGRLRGTQEVAPPTPLTPTSHTANTSPRPVSGMERERKVSMRLHRGAPVNISSSDLTGRQDTSRMSTSQNSIPFEHHGK is encoded by the exons ATGCTAGAAAGGAGAACACGTCCATTACTTGGTCCTTCCTGGAAAACTCACATAGTGCTTGTCGTTTCTCCAGCATGTTGGGTATTTGGTGGACACCAGGTAATTCCTgttatggttttctttctttgccaagGTACGGACATTGCTGCAGGAGAAGAAGTTGCCATCAAGCTTGAATGTGTCAAAACCAAACACCCTCAGCTCCACATTGAGAGCAAAATCTACAAGATGATGCAGGGAGGAG TGGGCATCCCCACCATCAGATGGTGCGGGGCCGAGGGGGACTACAATGTCATGGTGATGGAGCTGCTGGGGCCGAGCCTGGAGGACCTCTTCAACTTCTGCTCCAGGAAATTCAGCCTCAAAACCGTCCTGCTGCTTGCCGACCAAATG ATCAGTCGCATCGAATACATTCATTCAAAGAACTTCATCCACCGGGATGTGAAGCCAGACAACTTCCTTATGGGCCTGGGGAAGAAGGGCAACTTGGTGTACATCATCGACTTCGGGCTGGCCAAGAAGTACCGGGACGCACGCACCCACCAGCACATCCCCTATCGCGAGAACAAGAACCTCACAGGGACGGCGCGGTACGCCTCCATCAACACGCACCTTGGAATTG AACAATCCCGAAGAGATGACTTGGAGTCTCTGGGCTACGTGCTAATGTACTTCAACCTGGGCTCTCTCCCCTGGCAGGGGCTGAAGGCCGCCACCAAGAGACAGAAATATGAAAGGATTAGCGAGAAGAAAATGTCCACCCCCATTGAAGTGTTGTGTAAAGGCTACCCTT CCGAATTTGCCACATACCTGAATTTCTGCCGTTCCTTGCGTTTTGACGACAAGCCTGACTACTCGTACCTGAGGCAGCTTTTCCGGAATCTGTTCCATCGCCAGGGCTTCTCCTACGACTACGTGTTCGACTGGAACATGCTGAAATTT GGTGCCAGCCGGGCCGCCGATGACGCCGAGCGGGAGCGCAGGGACCGAGAGGAGCGGCTGAGACACTCACGGAACCCGGCTACCCGCGGCCTCCCTTCCACAGCCTCCGGCCGCCTGCGGGGGACGCAGGAAGTGGCTCCCCCCACACCCCTCACCCCTACCTCACACACGG CTAACACCTCCCCCCGGCCCGTCTCCGGCATGGAGAGAGAGCGGAAAGTGAGTATGCGGTTGCACCGCGGGGCCCCCGTCAACATCTCCTCGTCTGACCTCACGGGCCGACAAGATACCTCTCGCATGTCCACCTCACAG
- the CSNK1D gene encoding casein kinase I isoform X2 produces the protein MLERRTRPLLGPSWKTHIVLVVSPACWVFGGHQVIPVMVFFLCQGTDIAAGEEVAIKLECVKTKHPQLHIESKIYKMMQGGVGIPTIRWCGAEGDYNVMVMELLGPSLEDLFNFCSRKFSLKTVLLLADQMISRIEYIHSKNFIHRDVKPDNFLMGLGKKGNLVYIIDFGLAKKYRDARTHQHIPYRENKNLTGTARYASINTHLGIEQSRRDDLESLGYVLMYFNLGSLPWQGLKAATKRQKYERISEKKMSTPIEVLCKGYPSEFATYLNFCRSLRFDDKPDYSYLRQLFRNLFHRQGFSYDYVFDWNMLKFGASRAADDAERERRDREERLRHSRNPATRGLPSTASGRLRGTQEVAPPTPLTPTSHTANTSPRPVSGMERERKVSMRLHRGAPVNISSSDLTGRQDTSRMSTSQIPGRVASSGLQSVVHR, from the exons ATGCTAGAAAGGAGAACACGTCCATTACTTGGTCCTTCCTGGAAAACTCACATAGTGCTTGTCGTTTCTCCAGCATGTTGGGTATTTGGTGGACACCAGGTAATTCCTgttatggttttctttctttgccaagGTACGGACATTGCTGCAGGAGAAGAAGTTGCCATCAAGCTTGAATGTGTCAAAACCAAACACCCTCAGCTCCACATTGAGAGCAAAATCTACAAGATGATGCAGGGAGGAG TGGGCATCCCCACCATCAGATGGTGCGGGGCCGAGGGGGACTACAATGTCATGGTGATGGAGCTGCTGGGGCCGAGCCTGGAGGACCTCTTCAACTTCTGCTCCAGGAAATTCAGCCTCAAAACCGTCCTGCTGCTTGCCGACCAAATG ATCAGTCGCATCGAATACATTCATTCAAAGAACTTCATCCACCGGGATGTGAAGCCAGACAACTTCCTTATGGGCCTGGGGAAGAAGGGCAACTTGGTGTACATCATCGACTTCGGGCTGGCCAAGAAGTACCGGGACGCACGCACCCACCAGCACATCCCCTATCGCGAGAACAAGAACCTCACAGGGACGGCGCGGTACGCCTCCATCAACACGCACCTTGGAATTG AACAATCCCGAAGAGATGACTTGGAGTCTCTGGGCTACGTGCTAATGTACTTCAACCTGGGCTCTCTCCCCTGGCAGGGGCTGAAGGCCGCCACCAAGAGACAGAAATATGAAAGGATTAGCGAGAAGAAAATGTCCACCCCCATTGAAGTGTTGTGTAAAGGCTACCCTT CCGAATTTGCCACATACCTGAATTTCTGCCGTTCCTTGCGTTTTGACGACAAGCCTGACTACTCGTACCTGAGGCAGCTTTTCCGGAATCTGTTCCATCGCCAGGGCTTCTCCTACGACTACGTGTTCGACTGGAACATGCTGAAATTT GGTGCCAGCCGGGCCGCCGATGACGCCGAGCGGGAGCGCAGGGACCGAGAGGAGCGGCTGAGACACTCACGGAACCCGGCTACCCGCGGCCTCCCTTCCACAGCCTCCGGCCGCCTGCGGGGGACGCAGGAAGTGGCTCCCCCCACACCCCTCACCCCTACCTCACACACGG CTAACACCTCCCCCCGGCCCGTCTCCGGCATGGAGAGAGAGCGGAAAGTGAGTATGCGGTTGCACCGCGGGGCCCCCGTCAACATCTCCTCGTCTGACCTCACGGGCCGACAAGATACCTCTCGCATGTCCACCTCACAG
- the CSNK1D gene encoding casein kinase I isoform X1, with protein MLERRTRPLLGPSWKTHIVLVVSPACWVFGGHQVIPVMVFFLCQGTDIAAGEEVAIKLECVKTKHPQLHIESKIYKMMQGGVGIPTIRWCGAEGDYNVMVMELLGPSLEDLFNFCSRKFSLKTVLLLADQMISRIEYIHSKNFIHRDVKPDNFLMGLGKKGNLVYIIDFGLAKKYRDARTHQHIPYRENKNLTGTARYASINTHLGIEQSRRDDLESLGYVLMYFNLGSLPWQGLKAATKRQKYERISEKKMSTPIEVLCKGYPSEFATYLNFCRSLRFDDKPDYSYLRQLFRNLFHRQGFSYDYVFDWNMLKFGASRAADDAERERRDREERLRHSRNPATRGLPSTASGRLRGTQEVAPPTPLTPTSHTANTSPRPVSGMERERKVSMRLHRGAPVNISSSDLTGRQDTSRMSTSQRSRDMASLRLHAARQGTRCRPQRPRRTY; from the exons ATGCTAGAAAGGAGAACACGTCCATTACTTGGTCCTTCCTGGAAAACTCACATAGTGCTTGTCGTTTCTCCAGCATGTTGGGTATTTGGTGGACACCAGGTAATTCCTgttatggttttctttctttgccaagGTACGGACATTGCTGCAGGAGAAGAAGTTGCCATCAAGCTTGAATGTGTCAAAACCAAACACCCTCAGCTCCACATTGAGAGCAAAATCTACAAGATGATGCAGGGAGGAG TGGGCATCCCCACCATCAGATGGTGCGGGGCCGAGGGGGACTACAATGTCATGGTGATGGAGCTGCTGGGGCCGAGCCTGGAGGACCTCTTCAACTTCTGCTCCAGGAAATTCAGCCTCAAAACCGTCCTGCTGCTTGCCGACCAAATG ATCAGTCGCATCGAATACATTCATTCAAAGAACTTCATCCACCGGGATGTGAAGCCAGACAACTTCCTTATGGGCCTGGGGAAGAAGGGCAACTTGGTGTACATCATCGACTTCGGGCTGGCCAAGAAGTACCGGGACGCACGCACCCACCAGCACATCCCCTATCGCGAGAACAAGAACCTCACAGGGACGGCGCGGTACGCCTCCATCAACACGCACCTTGGAATTG AACAATCCCGAAGAGATGACTTGGAGTCTCTGGGCTACGTGCTAATGTACTTCAACCTGGGCTCTCTCCCCTGGCAGGGGCTGAAGGCCGCCACCAAGAGACAGAAATATGAAAGGATTAGCGAGAAGAAAATGTCCACCCCCATTGAAGTGTTGTGTAAAGGCTACCCTT CCGAATTTGCCACATACCTGAATTTCTGCCGTTCCTTGCGTTTTGACGACAAGCCTGACTACTCGTACCTGAGGCAGCTTTTCCGGAATCTGTTCCATCGCCAGGGCTTCTCCTACGACTACGTGTTCGACTGGAACATGCTGAAATTT GGTGCCAGCCGGGCCGCCGATGACGCCGAGCGGGAGCGCAGGGACCGAGAGGAGCGGCTGAGACACTCACGGAACCCGGCTACCCGCGGCCTCCCTTCCACAGCCTCCGGCCGCCTGCGGGGGACGCAGGAAGTGGCTCCCCCCACACCCCTCACCCCTACCTCACACACGG CTAACACCTCCCCCCGGCCCGTCTCCGGCATGGAGAGAGAGCGGAAAGTGAGTATGCGGTTGCACCGCGGGGCCCCCGTCAACATCTCCTCGTCTGACCTCACGGGCCGACAAGATACCTCTCGCATGTCCACCTCACAG